A genomic window from Gossypium hirsutum isolate 1008001.06 chromosome D10, Gossypium_hirsutum_v2.1, whole genome shotgun sequence includes:
- the LOC107914981 gene encoding uncharacterized protein, whose translation MSLPAMLVGETVGEMLQANQFARQILAVVDNKTKNTSADPKTPLTEHRKKRCQFLKLAGKHEETDDELMDELEVQPRDDVDDEEFESNFTNLYSTGDEEDMLRWDKLLPGPRSRATHWKQTVLYLEDVLTICEGETIIGSMTVAPNKKNPRDVDIMVKYSLSGRRCVVSRVQFYKMR comes from the exons ATGTCATTACCAGCAATGTTAGTAGGGGAAACAGTGGGTGAAATGCTTCAAGCAAATCAATTTGCAAGACAGATCCTAGCTGTTGTTGATAACAAAACCAAGAATACTTCTGCGGATCCTAAAACTCCATTGACTGAACACAGGAAGAAAAGATGTCAATTTTTAAAGTTGGCTGGGAAGCATGAGGAGAccgatgatgaattgatggatgaattggAGGTGCAACCACGAGACGATGTGGATGATGAAGAGTTCGAGTCAAATTTTACTAATTTGTACTCAACTGGTGATGAAGAGGACATGCTTCGCTGGGACAAACTCCTCCcag GACCAAGATCGCGAGCTACCCATTGGAAGCAAACAGTCCTATATCTAGAGGATGTGTTAACCATCTGTGAAGGGGAGACAATAATTGGGAGCATGACTGTTGCACCAAACAAGAAGAATCCCCGAGACGTTGATATAATGGTTAAATATTCATTGAGCGGACGACGTTGTGTGGTTTCGAGAGTTCAATTCTATAAGATGCGCTGA